The genomic stretch ttgtaaatcacctttaaaataatttttgagctcgcgtgtgcattgaaatggtaaatatgctgcggcaataaataaaatcccaagttcagtttgaacttcaattcccaaagtttcaataactttcgtctcaagatggggaagagcacgatgtttgattcggcgatgaataacaattgcaactccaccgccggaaccctgaatccttcatatctatgaaccacgtaattgggatcatattttaattttatgttaggtttcaaaaatgtttcagtaataattcaatatgcacattatttactgttaaaaaattaaaaagctcattctcattggccttcaatgagcgagcattccaatttaatattttaattgttttatttaaaatcattgctaaattttaaattagaaacaattttaatagtaaaatttgtgcctatttgaatggcttcaaacattgattttgcctgcaacatggcgttcataagatcgaacattgcctgttgcaaaaaagaaagtttacctgccgtaataggccccaggccgttgacattagaaaaaatattttcggtagcaatattagctggagtgataggtgtacaattattttctagcgtgttttgcttacccatattaacggtcattttcgaactaccaacaataggcggtataatgttcgaactacctgtaacctgtgcataagttaaacgggtatgcaaaggagtaggtaaactatgcgtcactggtacgcttggagaattttgttttgaagttggttttaattgagaaattgaattttgtttaccttgccttgccttaacaattgctaaacggactgggcattgataaaaatttgacatatggttgccgttacaattcgcacagcgaaaatttttactctctttcacaggacatgtgtcctttttgtgagaagagtctccacaattaagacatttttggtccatgttacagaatttggaaccatggccataacgttggcaagtacggcattgggtgatatgcttttcacctccgccatacttcctataagtttcccactttacacgcacattatacaaagcatgtgctttttcaaaaaattttaagttgttaacctcgttgcggttaaaatgaattaaataattaacaagggaaattccagttctctgactatTTTCGCCTcgtgtgatttttgtttcattagaattacttgggtaggggctatgccaagtaattctgttaaagtaagtttgatctcatcaacggtttgatcgttggtgagacctttcaagacaaccttgaacggcttggcgttcttggtgtcatatgtaaaaaatttgtacatcttgtcagttaaatactgaacaagacgatcacgaccctttactgagtcggctaataagcggcattcacctttacggccaatttgataggtaactttaacgtcagaaacaaacgttgaaagttcctttttgaatatattcaattcagaagaaatagttaccacaataggtggaactttctccttttttaaagattttatattttgtatagtttcattattggtaacttccatttcaccagcttcttgctcaggcaaaatatcaaaaggattgtcactacagacactcgatgtgtcagaaagagatgcctctcttttcctccccgcagcgatgcgaggtttctttttccgtccagccatttcaggtgatacgaaaaaagttaaaacaaatgttaaattcaaaagtaggtagtcttgagaaagactgatgggaaataactttcaggtagtctttaaaagacacactgacaaaacacaaactttgaagccaTAGGCAgccaaagaccagtccacaagcaaccgaaaaaacgtctgatctgtaggacagttcaagacgcactggacTGGGGATCATGTTTTTGGCTAGCTCGAGGGATTCAGTTCCAGCGTTTCAGGAGGTGTCAGACCTGAGTCGTGGGAAAGTCTAGGATTTGCACAAGAAGATGACGGTGCATTTGAGACTGTTTGGAACTACCTTGAAGTTGATGACGAAGGTTCGGTCGACCGTAGAAGTCGCCAAAAATGTTCCGTTAGCAGAAACGATAATGTTAATAAAAATTACACGAACTGTTTTGGAAAACACCTGCGTCCAAAACCAAAGCTGTCAAAGTCTTGAAACAGACAATTATAAAAAGTTTAGGTGTTAAAAAATTCATCGAATCGGAGAATACACACCAGCTCAcaaaattttatattcttttggaaCAAACTTTATATAAATTAGTTTATTAATTTTCGTGCTTAGAAGTTTCACAGGACACAAATCCTacatttcaatttcaaatttggCCTGCGTAATCGACACAAACTTGGCAACGAAGTAGTAGTAGTGTGGACACATTTGTGCTTCGAATCATCCTGTTGACTCTAACACTTTTCCCAGCCGAGACTTGAACATACGACTAGCTTACAAAACGAACGCGagctttgattaattttggaaaACTAAATATATGGAGAATTTATTACACTTAGTTTCTAACCTCAATgttataaaacgttaaaagTTTGAATTGGTGGATATTTTACTAATACAAATACAATTGTTTTATGACATAAACTTTCTCACCATCTGCTCTGTTAACTAAAAGTACAGtacctaataataataataatatcatcgTATTAAAAATCTAAACGGAGTATCCGGCAATGTGACACTTTCCACTGAATCCGCTCTCGGAATTGAAAGTGGGTTCCACATTGGACTAGAACATTCTTGTACATAATTGCTTTATATCattaaataacgataatgttTTAGACTTTTACCACTGCAACTATCTACACCTTGAAGTAAACAGATCTGCAAAGAAAGTTTTCGTTTCTAGCTACGTGCAAAGTCTTTTTGGGATGAGTTCAGTCCAACCGAAACAAGTATCATGTCGGTAATGTATGACCATCACGAACATATGAAATCCAAGCACGTTCGTATGAATTATGATTTCTAATAGATCTTGAAAAGGgataatttaaagttttaaaacatgAGCAAAAGAGAACGAGAGTAGTTCCAGAAGTATTTGGTGTTATTGAAAGGATTCGCTTCAACcaatatcaaaattgatttacatTTTATTCTGAGGAAACTTTGTTTGACTATTGGGTGACCAGCTTTTAAGCAAGGATcataaaagctgcaaaaacgaacTTCCCTGTGAACGACGCAAACGTAATAAAAAACATTAACAAAGTTCCACTCAGTTTTTCTGTTGCAGACCTGTGTCATTCTTTACTTTTCTACTAGCATAGCATTCACTTGCTATACCGATTTCATTGGCATCGTTTTTTGACTCTAGAAAACTAAGAGCAAAATGATGTTGAAAGGTCTATTTCGTATTGACGAACTCAAGTACACGCAAGAGTAAAACGCTTCTTTCGAGTTGGGAATTTTCTAGCTTAGTCTGGCGGTAGGATGTGGCTGCTTTGAAATGCTAAAAATGGCTCTCCTCGGCTACGAGATACCCGAATACAATCCATATAAAAGTAGTACAAAAAATACATAGAACGAACAATCGTCCACCAGCCATTTTAGGAAAGAGACGTTAGACTACCGTGTACTACAAATATTAATCCGAAACTTCTCGGCTTGAAACGACAGTTCTCTCCTGGAGGAAACGCTGCTGGTTAAAACAATAGAAATACTATCACACACTTGCTGACCGGTAAAATATACCCTACTCCTTCTCTTTTCGTTCGGTTCGAACCTGTCTGGTCGGTGACCCATTAGCAGCGCTCGAAAGCTTCGGCCTGATGAGATCGTCAAGACAGCGCAGTCTCAACTTCGAGGTACTGATTGAGTTGTTGCCATTAACACTATAACGACTCTCGACCTCCTTTGAGGTGGCTCGGAACGTTTCGATCATCTTATTTCGCACCCGATCCATCAGTGCAGGTATATCGTCACTAGTTAGGCCCTTTGTTTCGATTGGCTCCAGGGTGGTCACAATCACGTGTCCATTGTTCAAAATCTTAGCTTTATCGTCCAAGAATGTACTGTAGGAGCTGTAGACCACAGGCATGATAGGAAGCTGAGCCCGTACCGCCACATGGAAGGCGCCTTTTTTGAACGGATGTATTTCGTTGGTGTTCCGTCTGGTGCCCTCCGGAAACACCCACAACTTGACGCGTTTCTCCTTCAGCATATCGGTACAATCGTTCATGGCTGCGTGTGCTTTTTCCGCGTTCTTCCGATCAATGAACACCAACCCACCTAACCAAGCTCCTATGCCGAATGGTCCAGTGTAGAGTAGTTCCTTCTTGGCTATAACCGTGCACTTGTTCATAATGTGCCAAAAGTCGAACATGCCTAAGGATGGAATGATCCAATATAAGCTGAGTCGTACAAAAGTGTAACGTACATTCAATCTCACCTAAGACATCCAGCGAACTTTGATGATTGGCAACGATAACGTACGCTTCATCACGTGATAGAATGTCCGTCCCACGTAGCTCCCACTTGATACTGATCAGCGGAGATATATGTCGACAAAATGAGCTGGCCAACCTGGAATAACAAAGAAAAAGTAAAGGTTAATCACCATAAGCGCGAGAATTgggattaatttatttttggcTGATCTCAAAATATGTTGTTATATATGTCTAATTAATAACgttgatttttattatattgaACTGTGTCCAATATAGACGGTGACGATTATTTGCCCTCACTATTTTTAGTTTGTACATTCTGCCTATTCAATTCAACTCAAAATGTCATTGTGATATTTacatatgaaataaaaataaaatcagcAGACAAATGCTGGTTTCAAGcggaaaattataattattgtgttgtttagctattcatgaatttttgatttttatatatcagctaaaagagtgtaattatCTGAGctaaacgtgatttttgaaattttatatcattgtccttcgattttttaaTAAAGAATTTAAAATCGCTctgaatcgctacaatgacagttggtacatggacgaactgtcattgtagtgaTTTCGTGCAGATTTCGAGTAATACTCAGCTAAAAatataatgacagctgtcatattttttgtaaatctcggttcacgtaactgaaatttcggcacaagaTATCCAAAATCTCGGTAGTGATAGCTCGGTAATATGGGCTTTCCTATTTTTCGAGCCTAAAAATCACTGTAAGATGTAGATTTGCAACACTTTGGTAGATCACCGAACAGATTTTGCGATAAGCTTCATTGAAATAATTGTAAGGACCAGGGAATCAACGATAGTCAAGCTGAACACTAAACAACAGCATTCAAGCCGGAATTTGAACTTACAACGACTGACAGGAGTAAGAaacaacatcaaaaaaattaaaagaataaCGTGAAAAcatccgaaaattttatttctgaaTTTAACGTCTGAAAGTGTAAACTTGCAATTTGAATCAATACGTTCCAGCTTTCTGAATATCTTCAATCTTATGGGCACTATGTGATTGATCAGACCTAACGTCCAACTTGTTATTGCTTCATAGAATTGCTGTACTGCGGTAGGCAACCGGATGACGAAACTGGTGGATTGCGTGAATTTGGGCGTGACTTTTAAGTAAGTCAAAAAAAGATACGCAATTACCCTACGTTTTGCATTCGCAATTCAATAATTGCCTGCACACTGAAACTGTGGCAGAAGTACAGACCGGACCACGGACACCGCGTAAACTATCGACCGAAAGACGCTATGGCGTACATAAATTGCTACTTCCACCCATAAGAGGACTGGCTAACAGCGGGCGGCAGTCACTTGACTCCCAAGCCGCGGCGAGAACGACATTTATCTGATCTATGCTTAACGAGGTTGATACGAGACGAACGCTGCTTGAATATGAAATTAAAGTGTATCATTCGAGCGCATTGCACCACTCGCAAACAGGCAGACACTTAATAAACAGAACTTGGTATCCTCCGCTA from Wyeomyia smithii strain HCP4-BCI-WySm-NY-G18 chromosome 3, ASM2978416v1, whole genome shotgun sequence encodes the following:
- the LOC129731098 gene encoding 1-acyl-sn-glycerol-3-phosphate acyltransferase alpha-like, with protein sequence MIASYFEICLVCGIILLPILYETSQKFRYFFKFFVCYVGVIINSLILIPAMCFRPRDVRNLVLASSFCRHISPLISIKWELRGTDILSRDEAYVIVANHQSSLDVLGMFDFWHIMNKCTVIAKKELLYTGPFGIGAWLGGLVFIDRKNAEKAHAAMNDCTDMLKEKRVKLWVFPEGTRRNTNEIHPFKKGAFHVAVRAQLPIMPVVYSSYSTFLDDKAKILNNGHVIVTTLEPIETKGLTSDDIPALMDRVRNKMIETFRATSKEVESRYSVNGNNSISTSKLRLRCLDDLIRPKLSSAANGSPTRQVRTERKEKE